Proteins found in one Agaribacterium sp. ZY112 genomic segment:
- the urtD gene encoding urea ABC transporter ATP-binding protein UrtD, producing the protein MIEVKHLETVQSLLYLNGVTKSFDGFKAINNLSLDIAPGELRAIIGPNGAGKSTMMDIITGKTKPDEGEVKFKDVIDLTKHDEADIANLGIGRKFQKPTVIESLSIWNNLDLAQAGGRGIWQSMFAKLRGEQKERIEAVLVQIGLFERKHDLAVNLSHGQKQWLEIGMLLIQEPEVLLVDEPAGGMTDVETMETAKLLKDISQNHSVIVVEHDMDFVRALESKVTVLHEGSVLAEGSLDKVSAEERVIEVYLGR; encoded by the coding sequence ATGATTGAAGTTAAACATCTCGAAACCGTGCAAAGTCTCTTGTACTTAAACGGTGTAACTAAAAGCTTTGATGGTTTTAAAGCCATTAATAATTTGAGCTTGGATATTGCACCCGGTGAGTTGCGTGCAATTATTGGCCCTAATGGCGCTGGTAAAAGCACCATGATGGATATCATCACCGGTAAAACTAAGCCCGACGAAGGTGAAGTTAAATTCAAAGACGTCATTGATTTAACTAAACATGACGAAGCCGACATAGCTAATTTAGGTATAGGCCGTAAGTTTCAAAAACCAACGGTGATTGAAAGCCTAAGTATTTGGAATAACCTCGACCTTGCGCAAGCCGGTGGTCGCGGTATTTGGCAGAGCATGTTTGCCAAATTGCGAGGCGAACAAAAAGAGCGCATTGAAGCGGTGCTTGTTCAAATTGGTTTATTTGAGCGCAAGCATGATTTAGCTGTGAACTTAAGCCACGGTCAAAAGCAGTGGTTAGAAATCGGTATGTTATTGATTCAAGAGCCAGAAGTACTGTTGGTAGATGAACCTGCCGGTGGTATGACGGATGTAGAAACCATGGAAACCGCCAAGCTATTAAAAGACATTAGTCAAAACCACAGCGTGATTGTGGTTGAGCACGATATGGATTTTGTACGGGCTCTGGAAAGTAAGGTCACTGTATTGCACGAAGGCAGCGTGCTTGCCGAAGGTTCTCTGGATAAAGTTAGCGCTGAAGAGCGTGTTATTGAAGTCTACTTGGGGCGATAA
- the urtE gene encoding urea ABC transporter ATP-binding subunit UrtE, with amino-acid sequence MLEAKNIDLYYGASQALQNVSLDAKVGEITCVLGRNGVGKSSLMQSITGRHLASAGTVTWEGKDISKLAAADRARMGIAYVPQGRQIFSQLTVKENLQTGFAVLPRAERKIPAEIFSLFPVLQKMLHRRGGDLSGGQQQQLSIARALIMKPRLLILDEPTEGIQPSIIKDIHKVITYLKGQGDMAILLVEQYFEFARDLGDAYAVMDRGQVMLSGRIKNMDEKEVRAFLTV; translated from the coding sequence ATGTTAGAAGCAAAAAATATCGATTTATATTATGGCGCCAGTCAGGCTTTGCAGAATGTTTCCCTCGACGCGAAAGTCGGTGAAATTACCTGTGTTCTGGGGCGTAACGGTGTTGGTAAAAGCTCTTTGATGCAAAGCATCACTGGGCGCCACCTTGCTAGCGCTGGTACCGTAACCTGGGAAGGTAAGGATATTAGCAAACTTGCGGCGGCGGATAGAGCGCGCATGGGCATCGCCTATGTGCCTCAGGGCCGCCAGATTTTTTCCCAGCTAACGGTGAAAGAAAATTTGCAAACCGGCTTTGCGGTACTGCCACGTGCAGAACGTAAAATTCCGGCGGAAATCTTTTCTTTGTTTCCTGTGCTGCAAAAAATGTTGCACAGACGTGGTGGTGATTTAAGTGGTGGTCAGCAACAGCAGCTGAGTATTGCGCGCGCCTTGATTATGAAACCTCGTTTGTTAATTCTTGATGAGCCTACCGAAGGTATCCAGCCCTCTATCATCAAAGATATACACAAGGTGATCACCTATTTAAAAGGCCAAGGCGATATGGCGATCTTACTTGTTGAGCAGTACTTCGAGTTTGCTCGTGATCTTGGTGATGCCTATGCCGTTATGGATAGGGGGCAGGTGATGCTTAGCGGGCGTATTAAAAATATGGATGAAAAAGAAGTGAGGGCTTTTTTGACTGTATAA